In Janthinobacterium sp. 67, a genomic segment contains:
- a CDS encoding acyloxyacyl hydrolase, producing MSFKKNLLKSIAAVTALMAANAGFAADGKLIDSVYGEYAKGVKVQMLRAGVTSNWDKAWFVSNGTQLSGYWDASIGGWDGKSYRNVPGQHQKLWDLGFTPVFRFENTNKLGFYAEGGIGVHMLSKLYDNDDNRLSTHFQFGDHIGVGYVFNNKWEVAAKIQHFSNGGYKKPNSGVNYMNVKVAYYF from the coding sequence ATGTCCTTCAAGAAGAATCTCCTCAAATCCATCGCCGCCGTGACCGCGCTGATGGCCGCCAATGCCGGCTTTGCCGCCGACGGCAAACTGATCGACTCCGTCTACGGCGAATATGCCAAGGGCGTCAAAGTACAGATGTTGCGTGCTGGCGTAACCTCGAACTGGGATAAAGCCTGGTTCGTATCGAATGGCACGCAGCTGAGCGGTTACTGGGATGCCAGTATCGGCGGCTGGGATGGCAAGAGCTATCGCAACGTCCCTGGCCAGCATCAAAAACTGTGGGACCTGGGCTTTACCCCGGTCTTCCGCTTTGAAAACACGAACAAGCTGGGCTTCTACGCGGAAGGCGGCATTGGCGTGCACATGCTGTCGAAACTGTACGATAACGACGATAACCGCCTGTCGACCCACTTCCAGTTCGGCGACCATATCGGCGTCGGCTATGTTTTCAATAACAAATGGGAAGTCGCTGCGAAGATCCAGCATTTCTCGAACGGCGGCTACAAGAAACCGAATAGCGGCGTCAATTACATGAACGTCAAAGTCGCTTATTACTTTTAA